The following are encoded together in the Ralstonia insidiosa genome:
- a CDS encoding RNA polymerase factor sigma-54, translating into MKQSLQLRLSQHLALTPQLQQSIRLLQLSTIELQQEVEQALTENPLLERENEWLDTSARIGADGSVNALQNNNATPLPTESPPPSPNGADSSDTPDNSYDGHDSGADFDSDYGSDRSDWSLDDFARKPQSDEDDRAPLQLREAEQSLREFLMEQLAPLKLSMRDKGLVIFLIESLDDEGYLSATLDEVLTDLPAELEVELDELQAALRMLQSFDPPGVGARSAAECLSLQLHRLDSPAKALALIIVNQHLELLAARDYTRLKKALSVDEPALKAAHELIRSLAPFPGHAFGRAEADFVVPDVVVRKTSAGWMAQLNPDVMPRLRINDMYAQILRSSRGETGAANLQQKLQEARWLIKNIQQRFDTILRVSQAIVERQKSFFTHGEIAMRPLVLREIADTLGLHESTISRVTTNKYMATPMGTFELKYFFGSHVSTETGGAASSTAIRALIKQLVGAEDPKNPLSDSRIAELLGEQGFVVARRTVAKYREALKIPAVNLRKSL; encoded by the coding sequence ATGAAACAGTCGCTCCAGCTCCGCCTCTCTCAGCATCTTGCGCTCACGCCGCAGTTGCAGCAGTCCATCCGGCTGCTGCAGTTATCGACCATCGAACTGCAGCAGGAAGTTGAACAGGCACTGACCGAAAACCCGCTGCTGGAGCGGGAAAACGAGTGGCTCGACACCTCCGCGCGCATTGGCGCGGACGGCTCCGTCAACGCGCTGCAGAACAACAACGCCACGCCGCTGCCCACCGAATCGCCGCCGCCTTCGCCCAACGGGGCGGACAGTTCCGACACCCCCGACAACAGCTACGACGGCCACGACAGCGGCGCCGATTTCGACAGCGATTACGGCTCAGACCGCTCCGACTGGAGCCTCGACGACTTCGCCCGCAAGCCGCAATCGGATGAAGACGATCGCGCCCCGCTGCAGTTGCGCGAAGCCGAACAAAGCCTGCGCGAATTCCTCATGGAACAGCTCGCGCCGCTCAAGCTGTCGATGCGCGACAAGGGCCTCGTCATCTTCCTGATCGAATCGCTCGACGATGAGGGCTATCTCTCCGCTACGCTCGACGAAGTCCTCACCGACCTGCCCGCCGAACTCGAAGTCGAACTCGATGAGCTGCAGGCCGCGCTGCGCATGCTGCAGAGTTTCGATCCACCGGGCGTCGGTGCACGCTCGGCAGCCGAATGCCTGTCGCTGCAGTTGCATCGACTTGATTCACCGGCGAAGGCGCTTGCGCTCATCATCGTCAACCAGCATCTCGAACTGCTTGCCGCACGCGACTACACGCGACTGAAGAAGGCGCTGTCCGTCGATGAACCCGCGCTGAAGGCAGCGCATGAACTGATCCGTTCGTTGGCGCCGTTCCCCGGACACGCTTTCGGTCGGGCAGAAGCCGACTTCGTGGTGCCCGACGTCGTCGTGCGCAAGACCAGTGCTGGCTGGATGGCACAACTCAATCCGGACGTCATGCCGCGCCTGCGCATCAACGACATGTACGCGCAAATTCTGCGCAGCAGTCGTGGGGAAACCGGTGCCGCCAATCTGCAGCAGAAACTGCAGGAAGCTCGTTGGCTGATCAAGAACATTCAGCAGCGCTTCGACACGATCCTGCGTGTTTCGCAAGCTATTGTCGAACGTCAAAAGAGCTTTTTCACGCACGGCGAAATCGCCATGCGCCCCTTGGTTTTGCGGGAAATAGCTGATACGCTGGGCCTACACGAGTCCACGATCTCCCGTGTGACGACCAACAAGTACATGGCAACGCCCATGGGGACGTTTGAGCTGAAGTACTTCTTCGGCAGCCATGTATCGACGGAAACCGGCGGGGCCGCGTCATCCACTGCGATACGCGCGCTCATCAAGCAACTTGTAGGAGCCGAAGACCCGAAGAATCCTCTGTCCGATAGCAGAATTGCCGAGCTGTTAGGTGAACAAGGATTCGTGGTGGCCCGTCGGACGGTGGCCAAATACCGCGAAGCCCTCAAGATTCCTGCAGTGAATCTGCGCAAGTCTTTATAG
- the lptB gene encoding LPS export ABC transporter ATP-binding protein: MSATTLAPKTVAPQATTSSTLVVRHLKKRYGTRTVVKDVSLDVKSGEVVGLLGPNGAGKTTSFYMIVGLVALDAGDIVLDGEHISRLPIHQRARMGLSYLPQEASVFRKLNVQENIRAVLELQEQDGKKLSQDEVNRRLDGLLDDLQIAHLRDNPALSLSGGERRRVEIARALASSPRFILLDEPFAGVDPIAVGEIQRIVSFLKNRNIGVLITDHNVRETLGICDHAYIISEGSVLAAGSPAQIIENEDVRKVYLGDNFRM, translated from the coding sequence ATGTCCGCAACTACCCTCGCCCCCAAGACCGTCGCTCCGCAGGCCACGACCTCCAGCACGCTGGTCGTACGCCATCTGAAGAAGCGTTACGGCACGCGCACGGTGGTCAAGGACGTATCGCTCGACGTGAAGAGCGGTGAAGTGGTCGGCCTGCTCGGCCCCAACGGCGCGGGCAAGACCACGTCGTTCTACATGATCGTGGGCCTCGTGGCGCTGGACGCCGGTGACATCGTGCTCGACGGCGAGCACATCAGCCGCCTGCCGATCCACCAGCGCGCGCGCATGGGCCTGTCGTACCTGCCGCAGGAAGCCTCGGTGTTCCGCAAGCTCAACGTGCAGGAGAACATCCGCGCCGTGCTCGAGCTGCAAGAGCAGGACGGCAAGAAGCTCTCGCAAGACGAGGTCAACCGCCGCCTCGACGGCCTGCTCGACGACCTGCAGATTGCCCACCTGCGCGATAACCCCGCGCTGTCGCTTTCGGGCGGTGAACGCCGTCGTGTGGAAATTGCCCGGGCACTGGCCTCGTCGCCGCGCTTCATCCTGCTCGATGAACCGTTTGCCGGCGTGGACCCGATCGCTGTGGGCGAAATTCAGCGCATCGTCAGCTTCCTGAAAAACCGCAACATCGGCGTGCTGATCACCGATCACAACGTGCGCGAAACCCTGGGCATCTGCGATCACGCTTACATCATCAGCGAAGGCTCGGTGCTCGCCGCCGGAAGCCCTGCGCAGATCATCGAAAACGAGGATGTGCGCAAGGTCTATCTGGGCGATAACTTCCGGATGTAA
- the lptA gene encoding lipopolysaccharide transport periplasmic protein LptA has translation MTDSLRAAGLAIAAALLLPALPAHAERADRDKPLVLEADNASYDDLKQVYHLTGNVVLTKGTMVLRSDEADLRTDPEGYNYAIATSKPGNLAFIRQKRDNVDEYIQGWGERIEYDGKQEISKLITRARMERLQGATQLDEIRGAVITYDGQKEFYTASGGPENTTAANPSGRVRAVLAPRTGTPGTPAPATKP, from the coding sequence ATGACCGACTCTCTCCGTGCCGCCGGCCTTGCCATCGCTGCTGCGCTGCTGCTCCCGGCCCTGCCCGCACATGCCGAGCGCGCCGACCGCGACAAGCCGCTGGTACTCGAAGCCGACAACGCCAGCTACGACGACTTGAAGCAGGTCTACCATCTGACCGGTAACGTTGTGCTGACCAAGGGCACCATGGTGCTGCGCTCCGACGAGGCCGATCTGCGCACCGACCCGGAGGGCTACAACTACGCCATCGCCACCTCCAAGCCCGGCAATCTGGCCTTCATCCGCCAGAAGCGCGACAACGTCGACGAATACATCCAGGGCTGGGGCGAGCGCATCGAGTACGACGGCAAGCAAGAGATCTCCAAGCTGATCACCCGCGCGCGCATGGAGCGCCTGCAGGGTGCCACGCAGCTCGATGAGATCCGCGGCGCCGTGATCACGTATGACGGCCAGAAGGAGTTCTACACGGCCTCGGGCGGCCCGGAGAACACGACCGCCGCCAATCCCTCGGGCCGCGTGCGTGCCGTTCTTGCACCGCGTACCGGCACGCCGGGCACGCCCGCACCTGCCACCAAGCCCTGA
- the lptC gene encoding LPS export ABC transporter periplasmic protein LptC, whose amino-acid sequence MASERSQHLVSTVLQIMLRGLPILLMAIVCGVTFLLVQVNTPQTDETANQPKRHVADYMMDGVSATALDEKGVTKYRFTGVHMNHYEDDLTYDVTFPALRVYAPDRPQVTARADLGKMNGEGTIIDLYNNAKVVRAQGPDPHQDPLMTADSTYFQVLLNDDVVRTDKPVELHRGPSIMNANGLTFNNVTRQVQLLGNVRGRIEGLGTPKQ is encoded by the coding sequence ATGGCCAGCGAACGCTCCCAACACCTCGTCTCCACCGTGCTGCAGATCATGCTGCGCGGGCTGCCGATCCTGCTGATGGCGATCGTCTGCGGTGTCACGTTCCTGCTGGTGCAGGTCAACACGCCGCAAACCGACGAAACCGCCAACCAGCCCAAGCGCCACGTTGCCGACTACATGATGGACGGCGTCTCGGCCACCGCGCTGGACGAGAAAGGCGTGACCAAATATCGCTTCACCGGCGTCCACATGAACCATTACGAGGACGACCTGACCTACGACGTCACCTTTCCGGCACTGCGCGTATACGCGCCCGACCGCCCGCAGGTGACCGCCCGCGCCGATCTGGGCAAGATGAACGGCGAAGGCACCATCATTGATCTGTACAACAACGCCAAGGTCGTCCGCGCGCAAGGCCCTGACCCGCACCAAGACCCGCTGATGACCGCCGACTCGACCTACTTCCAGGTACTGCTTAACGACGACGTCGTGCGCACCGACAAGCCGGTCGAACTGCACCGTGGGCCATCGATCATGAACGCCAACGGCCTCACCTTCAACAACGTGACGCGCCAAGTACAATTGCTGGGCAATGTGCGCGGCCGGATCGAAGGGCTGGGGACGCCGAAGCAGTAG
- a CDS encoding KdsC family phosphatase, giving the protein MSAPAESPVHSNIDARFPQAMERAARVRLMIFDVDGVLTDGRLLVGPEGEISKAFDTLDGHGIKLLAQAGITSAIITGRHSEIVAWRAGELGIEHLYQGVADKREAFAHLLAATELQPQDAGYMGDDWPDLPVMALVGFAACPAQAHAELRNRAHYVAQATGGRGAVREVADLILKAQGAYDNLLAQMLETPLHPPLQVPQTF; this is encoded by the coding sequence ATGTCCGCCCCGGCAGAATCCCCCGTCCACAGCAACATCGACGCACGCTTTCCGCAAGCGATGGAACGCGCCGCCCGTGTGCGCCTGATGATTTTCGACGTGGATGGCGTGCTGACCGACGGCCGCCTGCTGGTCGGCCCCGAGGGCGAGATCAGCAAGGCCTTCGACACACTCGATGGCCACGGCATCAAGCTGCTGGCCCAGGCGGGCATCACGTCTGCCATCATCACCGGCCGGCATTCCGAGATCGTCGCCTGGCGTGCCGGGGAACTCGGCATCGAACACCTGTACCAAGGCGTAGCCGACAAGCGCGAGGCATTTGCCCACCTGCTGGCTGCCACCGAACTGCAACCGCAGGATGCAGGCTACATGGGTGACGACTGGCCAGACCTGCCAGTGATGGCGCTGGTGGGCTTTGCCGCCTGCCCCGCCCAGGCCCACGCTGAACTGCGCAACCGCGCCCACTATGTCGCCCAGGCGACTGGCGGCCGTGGCGCCGTGCGCGAAGTGGCCGACCTGATCCTCAAGGCCCAGGGCGCCTACGACAACCTGCTCGCCCAAATGTTGGAAACCCCGCTGCACCCCCCATTGCAGGTCCCGCAAACTTTCTGA
- a CDS encoding KpsF/GutQ family sugar-phosphate isomerase, giving the protein MIANFNPDRALALAQQTFDIEAQAVLGLKSQVSADFARAVEMVLGCTGRVVVSGMGKSGHIARKIAATLASTGTPAFFVHPAEASHGDLGMVTRDDVFIGFSNSGEVSELNAILPLVKRLGAKLIAVTGNPESSLGKHADVVLNSHVDVEACPLNLAPTASTTAQIALGDALAVAVLDARGFGAEDFARSHPGGSLGRKLLTHVRDVMRAGDAVPRVQEDTPLSQALMEITRKGMAMTAVVDADGHAVGVFTDGDLRRLLETPRDWRTVPMAEVMHRNPRSVGPDQLAVEAVEVMETHRINQLLVVDAAGVLVGALHIHDLTRAKVI; this is encoded by the coding sequence ATGATAGCGAATTTCAACCCAGATCGAGCGCTTGCGCTGGCGCAGCAGACCTTCGACATCGAAGCGCAAGCCGTACTCGGTCTTAAATCCCAGGTGTCCGCCGACTTTGCGCGCGCGGTCGAGATGGTGCTCGGCTGCACGGGGCGCGTGGTCGTCTCGGGCATGGGCAAATCCGGTCACATTGCGCGCAAGATCGCGGCCACGCTGGCCTCGACCGGCACGCCGGCCTTCTTCGTGCACCCGGCTGAAGCCAGCCACGGCGACCTCGGCATGGTCACGCGCGACGACGTCTTCATCGGTTTCTCCAATTCCGGTGAGGTGTCGGAGCTGAACGCCATCCTGCCGCTCGTCAAGCGGCTGGGCGCCAAGCTGATCGCCGTGACGGGCAACCCGGAATCCTCCCTCGGCAAGCATGCCGATGTCGTGCTGAATTCACACGTCGACGTCGAAGCCTGCCCGCTGAACCTGGCGCCGACCGCCAGCACTACCGCCCAGATCGCACTGGGCGACGCGCTGGCCGTGGCCGTGCTCGATGCGCGCGGCTTTGGCGCCGAAGACTTCGCCCGCTCGCACCCGGGCGGCTCGCTCGGCCGCAAGCTGCTGACCCACGTGCGTGACGTCATGCGCGCCGGCGATGCCGTGCCGCGCGTGCAGGAAGACACGCCGCTGTCGCAAGCGCTGATGGAAATCACCCGCAAGGGCATGGCGATGACCGCCGTGGTTGACGCTGACGGCCACGCCGTGGGCGTCTTCACCGACGGCGACCTGCGCCGCCTGCTGGAAACGCCGCGTGACTGGCGCACCGTACCAATGGCCGAAGTCATGCACCGCAACCCGCGCTCGGTCGGCCCCGACCAGCTCGCGGTCGAGGCCGTCGAGGTCATGGAAACGCATCGCATCAACCAGCTGCTGGTGGTCGATGCCGCCGGCGTGCTGGTCGGTGCCCTGCACATCCACGACCTGACACGCGCCAAGGTCATCTAA
- a CDS encoding monovalent cation:proton antiporter family protein, whose translation MHSPLELTLVLLAAAVIGVVLFRMLQLPPMLAYLVVGVLIGPKATGLESDSAQTRYLAEFGVVFLMFSIGLEFNLSKLRSMRRQVFGLGASQVALTMLLTVPITMLLSHWYPLSWQAGLALGGALAMSSTAIVSKMLAERLQLETEHGRNIISVLLFQDLAVVLLLIVVPSLGKNPTDLVLALSVAAVKITVALVLILFLGQKLLSRWFHLVAARRSQELFMLNLLLVTLGMAALTERLGLSMALGAFLAGMLVSETPYKLQVEEDIKPFRDVLLGLFFVTVGMLLDPRVVVEHWALVLVLVAGPVLFKFVLIAFLARGFGSGGGAAIRTALGLAQAGEFGFVLLNQIDGMHLIDPLLSQAILAAMLLSMLIAPFLIQYSDVIAMRFSRTDWLLQSLAMTKIAAQSIATERHVIICGYGRSGQNLAHMLEQEEIGYMALDLDPDRVRDAAAAGEHVVYGDAARRESLVAAGIHRAAAVAITYADTASALKVLHHVQALEPTLPVIVRTIDDADLDRLQQAGATEVVPEIIEGSLMLASHALVLLGVPLRRVVRRVQETRDARYSLLRGYFHGQDDEEDMLERDAVRLHSVPLTKGSPAIGRKLGTMGLETFKTSVTAIRRQGIRALDPDPDTVLELGDIVVLRGTPEGLQMAEERLSPR comes from the coding sequence ATGCATTCGCCGCTGGAACTCACTCTCGTGCTGTTGGCCGCCGCCGTGATCGGCGTGGTGTTGTTCCGCATGCTGCAGTTGCCGCCCATGCTGGCCTACCTGGTGGTGGGCGTGCTGATCGGACCGAAGGCGACGGGGCTGGAGTCCGATTCTGCGCAGACGCGCTACCTCGCCGAGTTTGGCGTGGTGTTTCTGATGTTCTCGATCGGGCTGGAGTTCAACCTCTCCAAGCTGCGCTCGATGCGGCGGCAGGTGTTTGGGCTGGGCGCGTCGCAGGTGGCGCTGACCATGCTGCTGACAGTGCCGATCACCATGCTGCTGTCGCACTGGTATCCGCTGTCGTGGCAGGCGGGTCTGGCGCTGGGCGGTGCATTGGCGATGTCGTCCACAGCCATTGTCTCGAAGATGCTGGCCGAGCGCCTGCAGCTTGAAACCGAGCACGGCCGCAACATCATCAGCGTGCTGCTGTTCCAGGATCTGGCGGTGGTGCTGTTGCTGATCGTGGTGCCGTCGCTGGGCAAGAACCCGACGGACCTCGTGCTGGCGCTGTCCGTTGCCGCCGTGAAGATCACTGTTGCGCTGGTGTTGATCTTGTTCCTGGGGCAGAAGCTGCTCTCGCGCTGGTTCCACCTGGTGGCGGCGCGCCGCTCGCAGGAGCTGTTCATGCTGAACCTGCTGCTGGTGACGCTGGGCATGGCAGCGTTGACCGAGCGATTGGGCCTGTCGATGGCGCTGGGCGCGTTCCTGGCCGGCATGCTGGTGTCGGAAACGCCCTACAAGCTGCAGGTGGAAGAGGACATCAAGCCGTTTCGCGATGTGCTGCTGGGCTTGTTCTTCGTGACCGTGGGCATGCTGCTGGACCCGCGCGTGGTGGTTGAGCACTGGGCGCTGGTGCTGGTGCTGGTGGCCGGGCCGGTGCTGTTCAAGTTTGTGCTGATCGCGTTTCTTGCGCGCGGCTTTGGCTCGGGCGGCGGCGCGGCGATCCGCACGGCGCTGGGGCTGGCGCAGGCCGGTGAATTCGGTTTCGTGCTGCTCAACCAGATCGACGGCATGCACTTGATCGACCCGCTGCTCAGCCAGGCGATTCTGGCGGCGATGCTGCTATCGATGCTGATTGCACCGTTCCTGATCCAGTACAGCGACGTGATCGCCATGCGGTTCTCGCGTACGGATTGGCTGCTGCAATCGCTGGCGATGACCAAGATCGCCGCACAGAGCATCGCCACCGAGCGCCACGTCATCATCTGCGGTTACGGGCGCAGTGGCCAGAACCTGGCGCACATGCTGGAGCAGGAAGAGATCGGCTATATGGCGCTCGACCTGGACCCGGATCGCGTGCGGGATGCCGCGGCGGCGGGCGAGCACGTGGTCTATGGGGATGCAGCGCGGCGTGAATCGCTGGTGGCGGCGGGTATCCACCGCGCGGCGGCAGTGGCCATTACGTATGCGGATACGGCCTCGGCGCTGAAGGTGCTGCACCACGTGCAGGCGCTGGAGCCGACCCTGCCTGTGATCGTCCGCACGATTGACGATGCTGATCTGGACCGCCTGCAGCAGGCCGGTGCCACCGAGGTCGTGCCCGAGATCATTGAGGGCAGCCTGATGCTGGCCTCGCACGCGCTGGTGCTGCTGGGTGTGCCATTGCGCCGCGTGGTGCGCCGCGTGCAGGAGACCCGTGACGCGCGCTACAGCCTGCTGCGCGGCTACTTCCACGGCCAGGACGATGAAGAAGACATGCTGGAGCGCGATGCTGTGCGCCTGCACTCGGTGCCGCTGACCAAAGGTTCACCCGCCATCGGCCGCAAGCTCGGTACGATGGGGCTGGAGACTTTCAAGACCTCGGTGACGGCGATTCGGCGCCAGGGTATCCGCGCGCTCGATCCGGACCCGGATACGGTGCTGGAGCTGGGCGATATCGTCGTGCTGCGCGGCACCCCCGAGGGGCTGCAGATGGCAGAGGAGCGGCTCTCGCCGCGTTGA
- a CDS encoding ribbon-helix-helix domain-containing protein encodes MCEIFIRANPHSYDTLARSLRLHGVATSVRLECLFWEVLEEIGQRDGLTVSQLISKLYDELLEHRGEVANFASFLRVCCLRYLMLQQGGRIPADTRVSIRSLDAAAVLAGLPPSLADSPPPRRSRGPLLEALAK; translated from the coding sequence ATGTGCGAAATCTTCATCCGCGCCAATCCCCATTCGTACGACACCCTCGCCCGCTCGCTACGCCTGCATGGCGTGGCGACCAGCGTGCGACTGGAGTGCCTGTTCTGGGAGGTGCTGGAAGAAATCGGTCAGCGCGATGGCCTGACGGTCAGTCAGCTCATCAGCAAGCTGTATGACGAGTTGCTGGAGCATCGGGGCGAGGTGGCCAACTTTGCCTCGTTCCTGCGCGTCTGCTGCCTGCGCTATCTGATGCTGCAGCAGGGTGGGCGCATTCCGGCCGATACGCGCGTATCGATCCGCTCGCTGGATGCCGCTGCTGTGCTGGCGGGCTTGCCGCCAAGCTTGGCCGACAGCCCACCACCGCGTCGTTCACGCGGGCCGCTACTTGAAGCGCTGGCCAAGTAG
- a CDS encoding DJ-1/PfpI family protein, with protein MAKKILMLVGDYVEDYEVMVPFQALQMVGHTVHAVCPDKKAGDSVATAVHDFEGAQTYSEKPGHRFALNAAFADIDPAAYDALVVPGGRAPEYLRLNARVLEIVRHFARADKPIAAICHGAQLLSAAGVLEGKACSAYPACGPEVTAAGGTFQDIPVDQAYTDGKLVTAPAWPAHPAWLAQFLEVLGTRVLH; from the coding sequence GTGGCGAAGAAGATTCTGATGCTGGTGGGCGACTATGTCGAAGACTACGAAGTGATGGTGCCCTTCCAGGCCCTGCAGATGGTCGGTCACACGGTGCATGCGGTCTGCCCGGACAAGAAGGCTGGCGACTCCGTTGCCACCGCCGTGCACGATTTCGAAGGCGCGCAAACCTACTCCGAAAAGCCCGGCCATCGTTTTGCCCTCAACGCTGCCTTTGCCGATATCGATCCGGCGGCCTATGACGCACTCGTCGTGCCCGGTGGCCGCGCGCCCGAATACCTGCGCCTGAACGCCCGCGTGCTTGAGATCGTGCGCCACTTCGCCCGCGCCGATAAACCCATCGCGGCCATCTGCCACGGGGCGCAACTACTGTCGGCGGCGGGCGTGCTGGAAGGCAAAGCGTGTTCAGCCTACCCGGCATGTGGCCCGGAAGTCACGGCGGCGGGCGGCACCTTCCAGGACATCCCCGTCGACCAGGCCTACACCGATGGCAAGCTCGTGACAGCACCCGCCTGGCCGGCGCATCCCGCGTGGCTTGCGCAGTTTCTTGAAGTCCTGGGGACACGGGTTCTACACTGA
- a CDS encoding adenine phosphoribosyltransferase has protein sequence MTNVPHHQAALLTPSSVPASTELGDVTRYLRERIRTVPDWPQPGVMFRDITPLLQDPKSLRVLVDVFIHRYMGQGLNLVAGIDARGFILGSIVAYELNLGFVPIRKKGKLPFTTVAEEYQLEYGSATVEIHSDACKPGDRVLLIDDLIATGGTMMAGKRLLERLGATVVEGAAIVDLPELGGSRLLIEGGLPLFTVCHFDGH, from the coding sequence ATGACCAACGTTCCTCACCATCAGGCGGCTTTGCTCACGCCGTCGTCCGTGCCTGCGTCCACCGAGCTGGGCGACGTGACGCGCTACCTGCGCGAGCGCATCCGCACCGTGCCGGACTGGCCACAGCCGGGGGTGATGTTTCGCGATATCACTCCGCTGCTGCAGGACCCGAAGAGCCTGCGCGTGCTGGTGGATGTGTTTATCCATCGCTACATGGGGCAGGGGCTGAACTTGGTGGCGGGCATCGACGCGCGCGGGTTCATCCTCGGCTCGATCGTGGCGTATGAGCTGAACCTGGGCTTCGTGCCGATCCGCAAGAAGGGCAAGCTGCCGTTCACCACGGTGGCGGAGGAGTACCAGCTCGAATACGGCAGCGCGACGGTGGAAATTCATTCCGATGCCTGCAAGCCGGGCGACCGCGTGCTGCTGATCGACGACCTGATCGCCACCGGCGGCACCATGATGGCCGGCAAGCGCTTGCTGGAGCGTCTGGGTGCGACGGTGGTGGAGGGCGCGGCGATTGTCGATCTGCCCGAACTGGGCGGCTCGCGCTTGCTGATCGAAGGTGGGTTGCCGCTGTTCACGGTCTGTCATTTCGACGGCCATTGA
- a CDS encoding LysE family translocator, which translates to MPHVLLFLLTSIAITVMPGPDNLQVIARGASQGRKAGLAAAAGFASGCLFHTTLAALGLAAVLQSSPVAFQAIRWLGAAYLIWLGVQALRSKGGVGLNNGGLQAAPDLWQVFRQSVFANLLNPKVTLFFVVFLPQFVDAQAGHAALQMLLLGGVFMAQTIVVFSLYGWCAAALGGWMRRTPRASLWLDRVSGCIFIGLGLRVALTK; encoded by the coding sequence ATGCCCCATGTGCTGCTGTTTCTGCTGACCTCGATTGCCATTACGGTGATGCCGGGGCCGGACAACCTGCAGGTGATCGCACGTGGTGCGAGCCAGGGCCGCAAGGCCGGGTTGGCGGCAGCGGCCGGGTTTGCGTCGGGTTGCCTGTTCCACACGACGCTTGCGGCGCTGGGGCTGGCGGCGGTGTTGCAATCCTCGCCCGTGGCGTTCCAGGCGATCCGCTGGCTGGGCGCGGCCTACCTGATCTGGCTGGGTGTGCAGGCGCTGCGCAGCAAGGGCGGTGTCGGCTTGAACAATGGTGGGCTGCAAGCGGCGCCAGACCTGTGGCAGGTGTTTCGCCAAAGTGTGTTCGCCAACCTGCTCAACCCGAAGGTGACGCTGTTCTTCGTGGTGTTCCTGCCGCAGTTCGTTGATGCGCAGGCCGGGCATGCGGCGCTGCAGATGCTGCTGCTGGGCGGCGTGTTCATGGCACAGACCATCGTCGTGTTCAGCCTGTATGGCTGGTGCGCGGCCGCACTGGGCGGCTGGATGCGCCGCACGCCGCGCGCATCGTTGTGGCTCGATCGCGTGAGCGGTTGCATCTTCATCGGGTTGGGGCTGCGCGTTGCGCTGACCAAGTAA